The Pseudomonas allokribbensis genome has a window encoding:
- a CDS encoding YceK/YidQ family lipoprotein, with the protein MKIQAMMLAALMLAGCGTVQTVAFSDKFSTDQLKAKKSYCGAVPRIYSGVTYDFCMLHAEKPDDVDAFDYKNATPGLLVDAAVSGVLDTLLLPYTIYKQQADGSIEIN; encoded by the coding sequence ATGAAAATTCAGGCAATGATGCTGGCGGCGTTGATGTTGGCTGGGTGCGGGACGGTGCAGACCGTGGCGTTCAGTGACAAGTTTTCTACCGACCAGTTGAAGGCTAAAAAATCTTACTGCGGCGCCGTACCGCGCATCTACAGTGGCGTGACGTACGACTTCTGCATGCTGCACGCCGAAAAGCCGGATGACGTCGATGCGTTCGACTACAAGAACGCGACACCGGGTCTGCTGGTCGATGCGGCCGTGTCGGGAGTGCTCGATACATTGCTGTTGCCCTACACGATCTACAAGCAACAGGCCGATGGCAGCATCGAGATCAATTGA
- a CDS encoding Lrp/AsnC family transcriptional regulator → MTDDIDQILIGALMEDSRRSLKALAQISGLSSPSVAERLRRLEERGVLKGYTVEIDPKCFGYQLQAIVRVRPLPGQLQEVERQILSIPEFTECDKVTGEDCFIARLHVRSMEQLDTLLDRLNTLAETNTAIVKKTPVKRRLPPMA, encoded by the coding sequence ATGACCGACGATATCGACCAGATCCTGATCGGGGCCTTGATGGAAGACTCCCGGCGTTCGCTCAAGGCGCTGGCGCAAATCAGCGGCTTGTCTTCACCGAGCGTGGCCGAGCGCTTGCGGCGCCTTGAAGAGCGCGGCGTGCTCAAGGGCTACACCGTGGAGATCGATCCTAAGTGCTTCGGCTACCAGTTGCAGGCCATTGTCCGGGTGCGGCCGTTGCCGGGGCAGTTGCAGGAAGTGGAACGGCAGATCCTGTCGATTCCCGAGTTCACCGAGTGCGACAAGGTCACCGGCGAGGACTGTTTTATCGCCCGTCTGCATGTGCGTTCGATGGAGCAACTCGACACCCTGCTCGACCGGCTGAACACACTGGCGGAAACCAATACCGCGATCGTCAAGAAGACCCCGGTGAAACGTCGATTGCCTCCCATGGCGTGA
- a CDS encoding DMT family transporter: MDNPIRRGSFEMTAAMLISGTIGWFVLVSGQPVLDVVFWRCVFGAGTLLLICAAFGFLRPGILTRTTFLLAVLSGMAIVGNWVLLFASYSRASIAIGTAVYNVQPFMLVGLAALFLGEKITLQKLFWLGISFLGMLAIVSAHGEQGEGGNDYLMGIALALGAALLYAIAALIIKRLTGTPPHLIALIQVCTGVLMLAPFAHFSALPQAPSAWASLVTLGIVHTGLMYVLLYGAIQKLPTALTGALSFIYPIAAIFVDWFAFGHQLQTLQWVGVAAILLAAAGMQQGWGFKSRRLAAQ, encoded by the coding sequence ATGGACAACCCAATCCGTCGCGGCTCATTTGAAATGACCGCTGCCATGCTGATATCCGGGACGATCGGCTGGTTCGTGCTGGTATCAGGCCAACCGGTGCTGGACGTGGTGTTCTGGCGCTGCGTATTCGGCGCCGGCACCTTGCTGCTGATCTGCGCCGCGTTCGGCTTCTTGCGTCCGGGGATTCTGACGCGCACCACGTTCCTGCTGGCGGTGCTCAGTGGCATGGCGATCGTCGGCAACTGGGTGTTGCTGTTCGCCTCCTATTCCCGGGCGTCGATTGCCATCGGCACGGCGGTGTACAACGTACAGCCGTTCATGTTGGTGGGTTTGGCAGCGCTGTTTCTTGGCGAGAAGATCACCCTGCAAAAGCTGTTCTGGCTGGGAATTTCCTTCCTCGGCATGTTGGCGATTGTCAGTGCCCACGGCGAGCAAGGCGAGGGCGGCAATGACTACCTGATGGGGATCGCCCTGGCCCTTGGCGCGGCATTGTTGTACGCCATCGCCGCGTTGATCATCAAGCGCCTGACCGGCACGCCGCCACACTTGATTGCGTTGATCCAGGTCTGCACCGGGGTGTTGATGCTCGCACCGTTTGCTCACTTCAGCGCGCTGCCGCAAGCGCCCAGTGCCTGGGCGAGTCTGGTCACGCTGGGCATCGTTCACACGGGTCTGATGTATGTGCTGCTGTATGGGGCGATCCAGAAACTGCCGACCGCACTGACCGGCGCCTTGTCTTTCATCTACCCGATCGCGGCGATTTTCGTCGACTGGTTTGCCTTCGGCCATCAACTGCAAACCCTGCAATGGGTGGGCGTGGCGGCCATCCTGCTGGCCGCTGCCGGGATGCAACAGGGCTGGGGTTTCAAGTCGCGACGGTTGGCGGCGCAGTAA
- a CDS encoding FUSC family protein produces the protein MLRRILRPLLDPYRRYRHARLIHAVRVALGLLATILLTTGINLPHGEWASVTMLVVIGGLQHHGNIGKKAAERATGTLIGAGVGLLLVAQQAWLGLPWLTYFAMAVVCGFFSYHAIGKGGYTALLSAITVFIVAGHGDNPITDGLWRGVDILIGIALALAFSFALPLYAVYSWRYNLADALRDCATVYGRIISGEPVSADEHLKLMGRLNTVMVQLRSLMPSVSKEVKVSMTELDAIQRNLRMCISTLEILGNTRPDTNDPEAMAHLQSALKAEHRQIRVQLIGMARALKTGATQRLGRPVELPDASLDAPVYNPLDGYRLLTRQLASNIGEMRQRLAKTAPRWNI, from the coding sequence CTGTTGCGGCGGATACTGCGGCCGCTGCTGGACCCGTACCGTCGCTACCGACACGCGCGGTTGATTCATGCGGTGCGGGTGGCGCTGGGGTTACTGGCGACGATCCTGCTGACCACCGGCATCAACCTGCCCCACGGCGAGTGGGCGTCGGTGACCATGCTGGTGGTCATCGGTGGTTTGCAGCACCACGGCAACATCGGCAAGAAAGCCGCCGAGCGCGCCACCGGCACCTTGATCGGTGCCGGCGTCGGCCTGTTGTTGGTGGCGCAACAGGCATGGCTCGGTCTGCCGTGGCTGACCTATTTTGCGATGGCGGTGGTGTGCGGATTCTTCTCGTATCACGCCATCGGCAAGGGCGGCTACACCGCCCTGCTATCGGCCATCACCGTGTTCATCGTCGCCGGGCATGGCGACAACCCGATCACCGACGGGCTGTGGCGCGGGGTCGATATCCTGATCGGTATCGCCCTGGCCCTGGCCTTTTCCTTCGCCCTGCCGCTGTATGCGGTGTACTCGTGGCGCTACAACCTGGCCGACGCATTGCGCGATTGCGCCACGGTGTACGGGCGGATCATCAGCGGTGAACCGGTCTCGGCCGATGAACACTTGAAACTGATGGGCCGGCTGAACACGGTGATGGTGCAACTGCGCTCACTGATGCCATCGGTGTCCAAGGAAGTGAAGGTCTCGATGACCGAACTGGATGCGATCCAGCGCAACCTGCGCATGTGCATCAGCACCCTGGAAATCCTCGGCAATACCCGGCCGGACACCAACGATCCTGAAGCGATGGCGCATCTGCAATCGGCATTGAAGGCCGAGCACCGGCAGATTCGCGTGCAACTGATCGGCATGGCCCGGGCCCTGAAAACCGGTGCAACCCAGCGCCTCGGGCGCCCGGTGGAATTACCGGACGCCAGCCTCGACGCCCCGGTCTACAACCCGTTGGACGGTTACCGTTTGCTGACCCGGCAACTGGCGTCCAACATCGGCGAAATGCGCCAGCGCCTGGCGAAAACCGCGCCGCGCTGGAACATCTGA
- a CDS encoding NADP-dependent glyceraldehyde-3-phosphate dehydrogenase produces the protein MTTANILGNLFPSVSDIPEKYRLDGQVEQREYLVDGQLRRWDGPLATVRSPVYLKGDNGDEQVILGSTPLLDAETALTALDAAVRAYDRGQGLWPTMRVAERIQHVEAFLGRMRQQRDAVVKLLMWEIGKNLKDSEKEFDRTCDYIVDTINALKELDRRSSRFELEQDTLGQIRRVPLGVALCMGPYNYPLNETFTTLIPALIMGNTVVFKPAKLGVLLIRPLLEAFRDSFPTGVINVIYGSGRETVSALMASGKIDIFAFIGTNKAASDLKKLHPKPHRLRAALGLDAKNPGIVLPEVDLDNAVSEAVTGSLSFNGQRCTALKILFVHEDVVESFIEKFNAKLASLKPGMPWDSGVSLTPLPESGKVDYLHGLVADAQSKGAQVVNPNGGESRESFFYPAVLYPVTPQMRVYQEEQFGPVVPIVPYRHLDTVIDYVLESDFGQQLSIFGTNPVAVGRLVDTFANQVGRINLNAQCQRGPDTYPFNGRKNSAEGTLSVHDALRVFSIRTLVATKFQEPNKDLISEIIRGRDSNFIATDYIF, from the coding sequence TCCTTGGCAACTTGTTCCCTTCTGTCAGCGACATCCCGGAAAAATACCGCCTCGACGGTCAGGTCGAGCAACGCGAATACCTGGTCGATGGCCAGTTGCGCCGCTGGGACGGCCCGCTCGCCACCGTGCGCAGCCCGGTCTATCTCAAGGGTGACAACGGCGACGAACAAGTGATCCTCGGCAGCACGCCGCTGCTGGACGCCGAGACCGCCCTCACCGCCCTCGACGCCGCCGTGCGCGCCTACGACCGGGGCCAGGGCCTGTGGCCGACCATGCGCGTGGCCGAACGCATCCAGCACGTCGAAGCCTTCCTTGGGCGCATGCGCCAACAGCGCGACGCCGTGGTGAAACTGCTGATGTGGGAAATCGGCAAGAACCTGAAGGACTCGGAAAAAGAGTTCGACCGCACCTGCGACTACATCGTCGACACCATCAATGCGCTGAAAGAACTCGACCGCCGCTCCAGCCGTTTCGAGCTGGAACAGGACACCCTGGGCCAGATCCGCCGCGTACCGCTCGGTGTGGCGCTGTGCATGGGCCCTTACAACTATCCGCTGAACGAAACCTTCACCACGCTGATTCCGGCGCTGATCATGGGCAACACCGTGGTGTTCAAACCGGCCAAGCTCGGGGTGCTGCTGATCCGTCCATTGCTCGAAGCTTTCCGCGACAGCTTCCCGACCGGCGTGATCAACGTCATCTACGGCAGCGGCCGCGAGACCGTCAGTGCGCTGATGGCCAGCGGCAAGATCGACATCTTCGCCTTCATCGGCACCAACAAGGCCGCCAGCGACCTGAAGAAACTGCACCCGAAACCACACCGTTTGCGCGCCGCATTGGGGCTGGATGCGAAGAACCCCGGCATCGTCCTGCCCGAGGTCGATCTGGATAACGCGGTCAGCGAAGCGGTTACCGGTTCGCTGTCGTTCAACGGCCAGCGCTGCACCGCGCTGAAGATCCTGTTTGTGCATGAAGACGTGGTTGAAAGCTTCATCGAGAAATTCAACGCCAAACTGGCCAGCCTCAAACCGGGCATGCCGTGGGACAGCGGGGTTTCGCTGACGCCGCTGCCGGAGTCGGGCAAGGTCGACTACCTGCACGGCCTGGTGGCCGATGCGCAGAGCAAAGGCGCCCAAGTGGTCAACCCGAATGGCGGCGAGTCGCGAGAGTCGTTCTTCTATCCGGCGGTGCTGTACCCGGTGACGCCACAGATGCGCGTGTATCAGGAAGAGCAGTTCGGCCCGGTGGTGCCGATCGTGCCGTACCGTCACCTCGATACCGTGATCGATTACGTACTGGAATCGGATTTCGGCCAGCAACTGAGCATCTTCGGCACCAACCCGGTGGCCGTCGGCCGCTTGGTGGACACCTTCGCCAACCAGGTCGGGCGTATCAACCTCAACGCCCAATGCCAGCGCGGCCCGGACACCTACCCGTTCAACGGGCGCAAGAACTCCGCCGAAGGCACGCTGTCGGTACACGATGCGCTGCGGGTGTTTTCGATCCGTACGCTGGTGGCGACCAAGTTCCAGGAACCCAACAAGGATCTGATCAGCGAAATCATTCGCGGACGGGATTCAAACTTCATCGCGACCGATTACATCTTTTAA